DNA from Triticum aestivum cultivar Chinese Spring chromosome 7D, IWGSC CS RefSeq v2.1, whole genome shotgun sequence:
tgtgaaccatcgaatcaaagccggatggatgaagtggcgccaagcttcaggcattctctgtgacaagagagtgccacaaaagctaaaaggcaagttctacaggacggcggttcgacctgcaatgttgtatggcgcggagtgttggccgactaaaaggcgacatgttcaacagttaggtgtggcggagatgcgtatgttgagatggatgtgtggccacacgaggaaggatcgagtccggaatgatgatatacgagatagagttggggtagcaccaattgaggagaagcttgtccaacatcgtctgagatggtttgggcatattcagcgcaggcctccagaagctccagtgcacagtggacggctaaagcgtgcggagaatgtcaagagagggcggggtagaccgaatttgacatgggaggagtccgttaagagagacctgaaggattggagtatcaccaaagagctagctatggacaggggtgcgtggaagcttgctatccatgtgccagagccatgagttggttgcgagatcttatgggtttcacctctagcctaccccaacttgtttgggactaaaggctttgttgttgttgttgaaaacAGAACCTTGACATTTTTATTAGCTTCTAACAGTGTTTTGTAGTTTTCTCTATCCAGTAAGCTGTAAGATTTCCACCTTGGTAGTATTGCATTTCGGAGTATATGTAGTAACTTTTATGCTCAACTGTAATAATTTTGCACTTGCTGCCATAACAAGTCAGTAACCCACTTCTTCTTATGTGTAGGTATCAGCAGCCCGAGAAGAGGTGCCAGGTAGGCGTGGTTATCCTGGATATATGTATACTGATCTGGCAACCATTTATGAGCGTGCTGGGCGTATTGAGGGAAGAACAGGCTCCATTACCCAAATACCCATTCTAACTATGCCTAATGATGGTAAGTAGTGAATTGCTTGCTCTGTATTCCTTACAGTTATATAGCACCTGCAATTGTGTTATGAACATGCTATAAACTTGACGTGCAATAGATTAAAATCAGCATGTTGTCTGTCAGTGTTTGACCATTTTGCTTAGTCCTGAGTGTGATACAATCTAGCATGTGCACCAGTCTAGCAAGAGTATCTGAACACTCTTGTTTGGCGGACTAACATCAACTGCAAATCTGATTGCATTTAGGCCAATTATTACTGCACATTCCGTTTTATTGACCATTTTACATAAGAATGCAATGACCATGGAGTGTTCTTTTCCCTCCAAACAGATATCACACATCCAACTCCTGATCTCACGGGGTACATTACTGAAGGACAGATATACATTGACAGACAGCTCCATAACAGACAGGTACTTTCACTGTTCTTTTACTTCTGGAATACAGCTCTTTATCATTTAGAACCTGTAGTAGTTTCTTTTCCTTCTTAATATTTTTCTCAATGTTTTACATGATCATGGTATTGTTTCAGATATACCCACCCATCAATGTCCTTCCATCACTCTCTCGGTTGATGAAGGTGAGACCGCTTACCGATCGAGCTTTACAAAACTGGGTCCATTACTTTAAGATGCTATCAAGATTTCATACCGAAATTTAGTTCTAAGAACTGTCAATAATTCTTTGCAGAGTGCTATTGGTGAGGGTATGACCCGTCGAGACCATTCAGATGTGTCTAATCAGGTACTTACTTGAACGCTCTATATTTGGTTCCCTTTCTAGCCAATTGTAACATACAGTGGAATCACACATCCTGCTTTCTGTTCAGCTTTATGCCAACTATGCTATTGGAAAGGATGTCCAGGCCATGAAAGCAGTCGTGGGAGAGGAGGCTCTCTCTTCTGAAGATCTGGTCCGTAACTGCTCACTAGCCAACTAAGTAACCAGCCCATGGGCTCATGGTCTTTTTAGAAATCAAAGAATCTAATGTATTGTTGTTTTGCTTGTGCAGCTTTATCTAGAGTTCCTTGACAAATTTGAGAGGAAATTTGTAGCACAGGGAGCATACGATACTCGGAACATCTTCCAGTCACTTGACCTAGCATGGACATTGCTCCGCATCTTCCCTCGCGAGCTTCTCCATCGTATCCCTGCGAAGACCTTGGACGCGTTCTACAGCAGAGACGCTGCCCACTGATCTTTGTTGGGAGATCCAATGTTTTCTCAAGTGCAGATTGAATAAATTGAGCAGTTCAAACTTCTGGCCTTTTTACTGTAGTAATTATATAGTCAGATCCCATTCTTTTTGAAGCAGCGAGCATATGTTATCTGTAGATTTCTTTGGTCACGGCGTCTTCTGTAATATTATTGTCTTGTGTAATATCATCTCCTGTATTGTTGAACCAACGCACATGAGCTGTTTTTTGGTTTCACTTCCCGGAACTGTTAGCAAGAGCATTCTAGGCCAAGATGCTCGAACACGCTGGTTGTATCTACTTTTGTGTATGAATAAAGATGGGGCAATAAACTGTGCTGGACTGCACGTGCTGGTGTACATCGTCAACTACACGGGTTCTGTCTGTAACCTCTAGCTTGTAATTATTTTCTCTTGGTACTTCTTTACTTTTCTGAGAAGAGGAGCCTTGCCTTTTTTTTGTGTGGGTAAGAGGAGCCTTGGCGTTGGCGCAGTGGTAAatctgctgccttgtgaccatgtcACGGactcatgggttcaagtcctgaaaaacagcctcttaaaatgtaaggaatggctgcgtacaatagacccaaagtggttggAGCCTgcacaagcgggagctacatgcactgggctgTCTTTGCTTTACTTTTTTGAAactttaattattttctcttcctATTTCTTTACTTTTCTGAAACTTGAAACGCACAGTAACTTGATTGCCGTGTGCATGAGAAAGTTGCAGTGGAGACTATTTTACCAGGGGTTGCAAGTTGCGCCGAACTAAGCGTAGAGAAAGAGCAAAGTGTAGTCATTTTGGTTTGCCTCATCTTTTTAACGTCGCTCGTTTCATTGACTTTGAATGATCGCTTTTGAACGGTTGTTCAAACTTGGTTTGGTACTGGGATATGCTTAAATTTCATTAGTGCCTTTCTGTTAACTTTGTAGAGTACTTGGTTTTGTAGCTGCACAATAGATTCTTTCGACCGAGTGTTATATGTGGAATTTTGAAGTAGAAAGAAAATGGGGGGAGCAGAGTCACTTATGACTGCCTAGTGGGCGGCTCCTGAGAGGCTGAGCCATAAGCAAATCGAAATTAAGAATTTGGATGCCGTTGATCTTGGACATATTTAATTAAACTACTACCGGCGGCCTGTGTCGGTGGATCACGTGCATGGTCGGCAttgtcaactactccctctgttccataatgcAAGACGACTAGTGTTAAAAAACATCCTATATTATGAGATGGAGAAAGTACGAAGTTGGAAGTGCGGGAAGAAATAAATACTCTCTTTGTCCCACTAATGTCAAGAGTACTGTCAAGCGTGATTAGGCGCATGGCGAAAGCAAAGAGGGATAGTTGTTTTGTACAACCTTCGTCCAGAACTAACTATCGTTGAAATGAATTGTAGGCACTCGTTTCAGTAACAAATTAATTCAAAAGGAGGAAGTATTTCATATTGTCAAAAGAACTGTTCAAGAAGGTAAAGTGCCACCTAATACGTACAGTTGAGAATAAAGAAAGTCTTTGACGACTGACGAGCTTATAAAGCTCAAAGAGGGTAAAGTGTCTTCCAGCAAATGCGCCTAAAAATTTCTTTCTGGTGACTCCAAAATGATGAAAGTGATTTGAGGTTGACGGGAACCATCCAGTGTAGGTCGGAATAAGACGGCTCCTCTGTCGGTCGGTGGGGTTTCTATTTTGAATTTTGTTCCACACGGCACATACGATACGTAATCCCTTTCCTTTTATTACGTCGACGAATCGCGGCCGTTTATTGGCTCGTTGCATTGCACCCTTCCGTAGGCCGTAGCTCGGAGTTCCCCACCACCAGGGCAGGCACCACCTCCCCACCCATATTTCTCTTCTCGGCACACTACTCCCCCCACTTCTCCCCCGCATCGCCTCCCCCGACATGGCGATCACCGGCGGCCcgcgcggccgcctcctcctcctccccctcttcctcgtcgccgccgccgtatGCCTCGTCTCCACCCCCGCCCGCGCCTTCTACCTCCCCGGCGTCGCCCCCCGCGACTTCCAGAAGGTGAGCAATCCGCCCCCCGCCCTCTCCTCGTCGGATCTAAGCTCTAGGTGGCCTCCCGACCGTACGCGCCGGTGGATCTAGCCTTACCGGGAGCCGCGGCCTCAGATCTGGCTTCCCAGACCTCGTTTCCCCGTGTTCGGAGGGTCTCCGCGCATTTGGAGGATTATTAGCGTCTGTGGTTCAGGGTTTAGTGACCTGAGCAATGGAGGTGGAGAGCGGAATGTCTGGATTTTATGCTGGCTTGCGTGTGCGTTTTGCGCGTACCTGCGGATAGGGTGAAAGCCGTACGTGGCAGCGCCCGCTTGCTTGGCCTTTGATTGCGTGTGATTAATGTTGTCGAGCATGGTGCATCGGGGTTAGGCTCCTCGTTCCATAGGCCGACTCCTGATGTTGTTTTTAGCTCTCCTTAGCATGAATCGCGATGGTATTGCACAGTATAGTGAGATCCGTTGATGTGGTGAACTGTATTTGGTGCAGCGTGTTGGTATTATTGTGGGATGGGTGCGGGTCACACTTCAAAAAGTGTTGATAAGCAGGGGATTTTTGGTTTCTGCTTGTTTGAGTTCGTCTAGAGGTGTAGACACGTTATCGCTTCGCGTCTTGTTTTCATCGCTGTTTTATTTAGTCTCTTTTGTACTATTGGAGAACATGTATTTACTGAGTCGTAAACTATTTGGGCGTTCTGGGTAGAAAAGTCAGTTAGGTACCTATTGTTGTGTATGTTGGTGGGTTTCATGGAGATTACAACACTGCAATCACAAACCTTGTGAAAGTGGCATCAACTGAAGTGTTGGCTCCGTCTAACTTGCTAGGGCCTAATATCCTCATATGACGGCTGCAAACTACGACAAACAGTCCATTCTTAAATTAAAATGTTTGAAACGTCAACATGCCTTATGTAGTATGTTTGTAGATGTACTAGAGTTGTTGTATTAGAATGTCCACATCATCTAAAAACATCATGCATATCCTGATGTTCCTTTCCGTTATACTATCATAATATAGTTTGATATAGACAAATAGTCTCCTTACCCATTTTAAGCTCATTTGGTTCTCTTGTTTGAATGATACTCTGATGAGAATCAAATGTGTAGAAGTATATTCTGCAACAGTAACGTTTATGTTGAAGCCTATATGTGTTGCCTATGTGCTTGGCGATCTACTTGAAGAAGCCACACCTTATAGACAAGTGCATGGTTGTTGTTTCTTGTTGCCTCCTAAGTCCTAACGCAGTTACAATTTCAGGAGATCAGGAGAACAGGATACATTATGTATAACTTAATTAACACCTGTTAACACTTGCATGCTGTTTTCCAGTGCCATTAAATTGACGTGTTAATTGATTTCATCATTTACAAGTTGTTGGAGTCCTCTTGTTTATGGAGCTCCTATTGTTGTGTTGCGTTGGTGACTGTCATTTCTTCGGAGAGACAGTTACCAACTTACCATACCATACAATTATTAAGGCAGTTACAGTTGTATAACCAAACTTCTAAACCagagatgataccccgcgcgttgctgtggGACTTAGACACAGTTATTTCTATGAGATTTGGCAGTATGAAACTTCAGTATTTTGATTAGCAATATGAGAATTAAAATAATAGTACATACAATTTACAATATCTAGTTATtatatagttgtaaaatatttattgagaatgAGTAGCATGCATGgtgcatggagttttttcatgcataGTGACATGGTGAGTTGGCATAGTTGCATATGGAGAGAATTAAATTTAGTTGGGcatgcatgatggcatgatgagtTGGCATAGTTGCAGGTTAGGATAATTGAGTTAGcggggatcaactatttaggtatatagATATGATTGTTTGGAAATTTTATCCATAGTTTCCTGTCTATATTCTCTGCTTGCTCAATGGTTTTCAAAGGTTGACTAACCGTTCATATTGCAGGATGATGATCTCCAGGTGAAGGTCAACAAGCTGTCATCTATAAAGACACAACTTCCATATGACTATTATTTCCTGGACTACTGCAAACCTGAGGCGATTAAGAACAGTGCTGAGAACTTAGGGGAAGTCCTTCGTGGGGACCGCATTGAAAACTCTGTCTATAATGTAAGTATACTACCTGTGTATTTTGCATTAAATACTCTACAAATGATTTTTGCCCGTTTGTTCAAGGGTGTACAGAGCACGACAACATAATATGATAAATTGTACACTCTTTAACTTAAGTTCAATTTCCCAACTTTTGCAGTTCAAGATGAGGAGGGACGAGAGTTGCAAAGTTGTTTGTCGAACAAAGCTGTCTGCAGAAGCTGcaaagaatttcagagagaagATCGATGATGAATATCGAGTGAACATGTATGTTCTGATTTTGAAGTTCCTGTTGTATTGCCAGTTGATTAACATGACCGTTCCCCGCCAAAAAAGGATTAACATGACTGTCTAGCCGGCTTACATATGATACTGGTCCAAGTTGTAGAATTGTGGTTATGTTCCGCATAAGCTATAATACAGTGCCTGACAATGTACTTTCCTTCTATCAGGATTTTGGATAATCTCCCAGTTGTGGTCCCTAGGCAGACACGGGAAGGGAGCCAACCGATCTTTGATCATGGTTACCGCGTTGGCTATAAGGTGAGCATCTCACCAAGTCGATTGCTACTCACTGAAACATGAAACATTTATCAAGGAACTTGTTTAATTTGAGCACAACATTGGCAGCTCAAGGATGACAAGTACTATATTAACAATCACTTGAGCTTTAAAGTCTTGTACCATGAAGACCTAAACTCCCCAGAGGCTCGTATTGTTGGCTTCCATGTGATTCCTAGCAGGTATGTTATGTATACTCAGTCATGTCTAACTTAGCATGCCTCATGGTCTAATTGTTCTTTTTTTGTTATGGGTATGTGTAGCTGACCAGTCCGAAACCAATTGAAATTCTTGTTCATGTAATGTTTTGATCATTTCATAAATAGTTTAATCTCCATAGTAAATGTTCAACATAGCCAATATTTAGAAATTAGTGCTTGGCTTTTTATAAATTTATATCTTATGTGAAGGTACATGTGCCTATCATAACTTGCCTATTCACTCTCTATCTTTATACAGCATTAAACATGAATATGGTGCCTGGGATGACAAGAATCCTACAGTGCAAACCTGCAACGCTAACACGAAGATAACTCCTGGTAGTCACACACCTCAAGAGGTGGCCCCTGATGCATATGTTGTGTTCTCTTACGACGTTACCTTTGAGGTATATTACCTTTTTCATATCCTTTGTTGCTGGCATTCATGTTCCTGCCGTGCTGATTAATTCACAATTGATCTTCTGCAGTCTAGTGAGATCATATGGGCATCTCGCTGGGATGTCTACCTTCTTTCCAGTGACAGCCAAATCCACTGGTTCTCGATCATTAACTCCTTGATGATTGTCCTTTTCCTTTCTGGCATGATAGCCATGATTATGATGAGGACCCTTTACAAGGACATAGCAAACTATAATCAGCTTGACAATCAGGAGGAGGCCCAGGAAGAAACTGGATGGAAGTTAGTGCATGGTGATGCCTTCAGGCCTCCTGTTCATTCAGGCCTTCTTTGCGTTTATGTTGGAACTGGTGTGCAGTTCTTTGGCATGACAGTGGTAACCATGATGTTTGCACTACTTGGATTCTTATCCCCTGCGAACCGTGGAGGACTCATGACTGCTATGGTCCTTTTGTGGGTTTTCAT
Protein-coding regions in this window:
- the LOC123169233 gene encoding transmembrane 9 superfamily member 7, producing MAITGGPRGRLLLLPLFLVAAAVCLVSTPARAFYLPGVAPRDFQKDDDLQVKVNKLSSIKTQLPYDYYFLDYCKPEAIKNSAENLGEVLRGDRIENSVYNFKMRRDESCKVVCRTKLSAEAAKNFREKIDDEYRVNMILDNLPVVVPRQTREGSQPIFDHGYRVGYKLKDDKYYINNHLSFKVLYHEDLNSPEARIVGFHVIPSSIKHEYGAWDDKNPTVQTCNANTKITPGSHTPQEVAPDAYVVFSYDVTFESSEIIWASRWDVYLLSSDSQIHWFSIINSLMIVLFLSGMIAMIMMRTLYKDIANYNQLDNQEEAQEETGWKLVHGDAFRPPVHSGLLCVYVGTGVQFFGMTVVTMMFALLGFLSPANRGGLMTAMVLLWVFMGVLAGYTSSRLYKMFKGTEWKKITLKTAFMFPGIIFGVFFVLNALIWGEKSSGAVPFGTMFALVLLWFGISVPLVFVGSFLGFKQPAIEDPVKTNKIPRQIPEQAWYLQPAFSILAGGILPFGAVFIELFFILTSIWLNQFYYIFGFLFIVFVILLVTCAEITIVLCYFQLCSEDYHWWWRAYLTAGSSALYLFAYAIFYFFNKLEITKLVSGILYFGYMLIISYAFFVLTGTIGFYACFWFVRKIYASVKID